One genomic region from Ornithinicoccus hortensis encodes:
- a CDS encoding acyl-CoA dehydrogenase family protein → MDTHEVTNQPPLRAGLDEYAANVPLVEGVERYAAGWASGDLHRVGALVGTADFQADAALANRHEPELHTHDRWGRRADEVSYHPAYHRVISAAVAAGAHTAAWAQPRPGANVARAATFLLFAQVEPGHACPVSMTHAAVPSLRLAPDLARDWLPRLLSRDYDPTLRPGKTSALVGMAMTEKQGGSDVRAGTSRAVPAADGTHRLTGHKWFCSAPMSDAFLVLAQAPEGLTCFLVPRVLPDGTRNAFRIQRLKDKLGNRANASAEVEFADTVGVRVGEPGRGVPAIIEMVSRTRLDCVLGSAAGMRQSVAEAVWHARHRSAFGALLVDQPAMTAVLADLALESEAATATALRLARAHDEDADDAERAFRRLATPVAKYWVCKRGPGHAYEALECLGGNGYTEAFPLAMRYREQPVMAVWEGSGNVIALDVLRVLARSPEALEAFDAEVAVAEGAHPLLDEHLARTRSLARELAADPTSATAAHRARSLVAALALALQASLLLRESPAPVAEAFVGARLGASGPAGPGLLYGALPEGSDLAAVLARH, encoded by the coding sequence ATGGACACGCACGAGGTGACCAACCAGCCGCCGCTGCGGGCCGGGCTGGACGAGTACGCCGCCAACGTGCCGCTCGTCGAGGGTGTGGAGCGGTATGCCGCGGGCTGGGCCTCCGGGGACCTGCACCGGGTCGGCGCGCTCGTGGGCACCGCCGACTTCCAGGCCGACGCCGCGCTGGCCAACCGGCACGAGCCCGAGCTGCACACCCACGACCGGTGGGGCCGGCGCGCCGACGAGGTGAGCTACCACCCGGCATACCACCGGGTGATCTCCGCCGCCGTCGCGGCAGGGGCGCACACGGCGGCCTGGGCCCAGCCCCGCCCGGGGGCCAACGTCGCGCGGGCCGCGACCTTCCTGCTCTTCGCCCAGGTCGAACCGGGCCACGCCTGCCCGGTGTCGATGACGCACGCCGCGGTGCCGAGCCTGCGCCTGGCGCCGGACCTGGCGCGCGACTGGCTGCCCCGACTGCTCAGCCGGGACTACGACCCGACCCTGCGACCCGGCAAGACCTCCGCGCTGGTGGGCATGGCGATGACCGAGAAGCAGGGTGGCTCCGACGTGCGGGCGGGCACCAGCCGCGCGGTGCCCGCGGCCGACGGGACGCACCGGCTGACCGGGCACAAGTGGTTCTGCAGCGCCCCGATGTCGGACGCCTTCCTGGTGCTCGCCCAGGCACCCGAGGGGCTGACCTGCTTCCTGGTGCCGCGGGTGCTGCCGGACGGCACGCGCAACGCCTTCCGGATCCAGCGGCTCAAGGACAAGCTGGGCAACCGGGCCAACGCCTCGGCCGAGGTGGAGTTCGCCGACACTGTGGGGGTGCGGGTCGGCGAGCCCGGCCGGGGCGTGCCGGCGATCATCGAGATGGTGAGCCGGACCCGGCTGGACTGCGTGCTCGGCAGCGCCGCCGGGATGCGGCAGTCGGTCGCCGAGGCGGTCTGGCACGCCCGGCACCGCAGCGCCTTCGGTGCCCTGCTCGTCGACCAGCCGGCGATGACCGCGGTCCTGGCCGACCTGGCCCTGGAGTCCGAGGCGGCGACGGCGACCGCGCTGCGGCTGGCCCGGGCGCACGACGAGGACGCGGACGACGCGGAGCGGGCGTTCCGGCGTCTCGCGACGCCGGTCGCCAAGTACTGGGTGTGCAAGCGCGGGCCGGGGCACGCCTACGAGGCGCTGGAGTGCCTCGGCGGCAACGGTTACACCGAGGCCTTCCCGCTCGCGATGCGCTACCGGGAGCAGCCGGTGATGGCGGTCTGGGAGGGCTCCGGCAACGTCATCGCGCTGGACGTGCTGCGCGTCCTGGCCCGGTCGCCGGAGGCGCTGGAGGCCTTCGACGCCGAGGTCGCCGTCGCCGAAGGAGCCCACCCGCTGCTGGACGAGCACCTGGCCCGCACCCGGTCCCTCGCGCGGGAGCTGGCCGCCGACCCGACCTCCGCGACGGCGGCCCACCGGGCCCGGTCGCTCGTGGCGGCGCTCGCCCTGGCCCTGCAGGCCTCACTCCTGCTGCGGGAGTCCCCCGCGCCGGTGGCCGAGGCCTTCGTCGGGGCACGGCTCGGCGCGTCGGGCCCGGCCGGTCCGGGCCTGCTCTACGGGGCGCTCCCGGAGGGGTCCGACCTTGCGGCGGTGCTCGCCCGGCACTGA
- a CDS encoding NAD(P)/FAD-dependent oxidoreductase produces MKRVVLVGGGYVTLHAYRQLARRLRGELRRGEVEIVVLSADDCHSFHGFTGEVLAGILPFDRTRTPLAQACPRARVLHARVTHIDPDGRRVRYLPVAPAGDSAAEVTLDYDQLVVGTGGREPVGTVPGLAEHGFTLRAPGHIRALSEHLQRVARPGPVLPDRSPGAGVPTWPGDSARSVVVAGGGIAGVELAAAIADFGRGGLEVHLVHSGDELLPELRADHPRLADRAEQELARLGVHTHRGVRLVAVSSLGAVLRDHSTELLPAGTVLGTIGQRPVQIPGLEQLPHDPRDRLVTRRDLSVAGGTWAAGDAALVEHPGTGRPVATNALWAIKGGAHVGRNVARTLRGRPTRRFRYRGLGQAASFGLGRSVATLYGIELTGEVAWVLRMAFFLRFMPSRRTALTVTLDLASRLTHRPVTDAPPARDGIPAVG; encoded by the coding sequence ATGAAGCGGGTCGTGCTGGTCGGCGGGGGCTACGTGACGCTGCACGCCTACCGGCAGCTGGCGCGGCGCCTGCGCGGCGAGCTGCGCCGCGGCGAGGTCGAGATCGTGGTGCTCAGCGCCGACGACTGCCACAGCTTCCACGGCTTCACCGGCGAGGTCCTCGCCGGGATCCTGCCGTTCGACCGGACGCGCACCCCGCTGGCGCAGGCCTGCCCCCGGGCCCGGGTGCTGCACGCCCGGGTCACCCACATCGACCCCGACGGCCGGCGGGTGCGCTACCTGCCGGTCGCCCCCGCGGGCGACTCCGCGGCCGAGGTCACCCTCGACTACGACCAGCTCGTCGTCGGCACCGGCGGACGCGAACCGGTCGGCACCGTCCCCGGCCTGGCCGAGCACGGCTTCACGCTGCGCGCCCCGGGACACATCCGGGCGCTCAGCGAGCACCTGCAGCGGGTGGCCCGCCCCGGTCCGGTGCTGCCCGACCGCTCCCCCGGAGCAGGTGTCCCCACCTGGCCGGGCGACAGCGCACGCTCCGTGGTCGTCGCCGGCGGGGGCATCGCCGGCGTGGAGCTGGCCGCCGCCATCGCCGACTTCGGCCGCGGCGGCCTCGAGGTGCACCTGGTCCACTCCGGCGACGAGCTGCTGCCGGAGCTCCGCGCCGACCACCCCCGGCTGGCCGACCGTGCCGAGCAGGAGCTGGCCCGGCTCGGTGTGCACACCCATCGCGGGGTCCGCCTGGTGGCCGTGTCGAGCCTCGGCGCCGTGCTGCGCGACCACTCCACGGAGCTCCTCCCGGCCGGCACGGTGCTCGGCACGATCGGCCAGCGACCCGTGCAGATCCCCGGGCTGGAGCAGCTGCCCCACGACCCGAGGGACCGACTGGTCACCCGCCGCGACCTCTCGGTCGCCGGCGGCACCTGGGCAGCCGGCGACGCCGCCCTCGTGGAGCACCCGGGGACGGGGCGGCCAGTCGCGACCAACGCCCTGTGGGCGATCAAGGGCGGCGCGCACGTGGGACGCAACGTCGCCCGCACGCTGCGGGGCCGCCCCACCCGGCGGTTCCGCTACCGGGGGCTCGGGCAGGCGGCGTCCTTCGGGCTGGGGCGCTCGGTCGCCACGCTCTACGGGATCGAGCTGACCGGCGAGGTGGCGTGGGTCCTGCGGATGGCCTTCTTCCTCCGGTTCATGCCGTCCCGCCGCACCGCCCTGACCGTCACCCTCGACCTCGCGTCCCGACTGACCCACCGACCGGTGACGGACGCGCCACCGGCGCGCGACGGCATACCGGCGGTCGGCTGA
- a CDS encoding saccharopine dehydrogenase NADP-binding domain-containing protein, with the protein MPGSPLPSAAALPAAAGTFAFLVHPRRELSTDLARVWRPLGLAPDGLYSFGLRRLPLPPVTMAAVEIGGRAVGHVVLVPFGARHLLEHPGQGRQRVSRAVDRAVDLGASVVGLGALTATVTAGGVSLRDRTDIGVTNGNAFTAATVDTQARDLLGTRVDPSRDRHVAVVGATGSVGGAVAALLARDRAVDRLTLVGRSLPKLGALAARLGDRVHTTMSNDLASVAQADLVVLLTASADAVLGPEHLAPGAVVLDATQPRNTDPSLLTARPDVTVVDGGVLDIPSLRLVGGDIGLPDGRAYACFAETALLALSGHRGHFAMGVPTLEQVDHTRALAASLSHLGFRPAVHTSFGRPLPAVGRREQVPA; encoded by the coding sequence ATGCCCGGCTCCCCCCTGCCCTCCGCCGCAGCCCTCCCGGCCGCGGCCGGCACCTTCGCCTTCCTCGTGCACCCCCGTCGCGAGCTCAGCACCGACCTGGCCCGCGTCTGGCGTCCCCTCGGGCTGGCACCCGACGGGCTCTACTCCTTCGGCCTGCGCAGGCTGCCGCTGCCGCCGGTGACGATGGCCGCCGTCGAGATCGGCGGTCGCGCGGTCGGCCACGTGGTGCTGGTGCCGTTCGGCGCCCGGCACCTGCTCGAACACCCCGGTCAGGGGCGGCAGCGGGTGTCCCGCGCCGTCGACCGTGCGGTCGACCTCGGGGCCTCCGTCGTGGGGCTCGGCGCGCTGACCGCCACCGTCACCGCGGGTGGGGTCTCGCTGCGCGACCGCACCGACATCGGGGTCACCAACGGCAACGCCTTCACGGCGGCCACCGTCGACACCCAGGCCCGGGACCTGCTCGGCACGCGCGTCGACCCGTCCCGGGACCGGCACGTCGCGGTCGTCGGCGCCACCGGCAGCGTCGGCGGCGCGGTCGCGGCCCTGCTCGCCCGGGACCGGGCCGTCGACCGGCTCACCCTGGTGGGCCGCTCGCTGCCCAAGCTCGGCGCCCTCGCCGCCCGGCTCGGTGACCGGGTCCACACCACGATGAGCAACGACCTGGCCTCGGTCGCCCAGGCGGACCTGGTCGTGCTCCTCACCGCCTCCGCCGACGCGGTCCTCGGGCCGGAGCACCTGGCCCCCGGCGCCGTGGTGCTGGACGCCACGCAACCCCGCAACACCGACCCCTCCCTGCTGACTGCCCGGCCGGACGTGACCGTCGTCGACGGCGGCGTGCTAGACATCCCGTCGCTGCGCCTGGTCGGTGGCGACATCGGCCTGCCCGACGGCCGGGCCTACGCCTGTTTCGCCGAGACCGCGCTGCTCGCCCTCTCGGGGCACCGCGGCCACTTCGCCATGGGCGTCCCCACCCTGGAGCAGGTGGACCACACCCGCGCCCTGGCCGCCTCGCTGTCGCACCTGGGCTTCCGGCCCGCCGTGCACACCTCGTTCGGCCGGCCGCTGCCGGCGGTCGGCCGCCGGGAGCAGGTGCCCGCATGA